A portion of the Halalkalicoccus subterraneus genome contains these proteins:
- a CDS encoding CDP-glycerol glycerophosphotransferase family protein produces MALLREACSLLAHRLARFVPREDSLWVFGSRGGERFEGNAKYLFLNVAREGDARPVWISKREETVAELRANGFDAHRADSLRGRMAMLRAGVVFVTGTMTDMPLWPTGGAYLIQLWHGVPLKRIATDAPSFAAFPLLERLRLRYTYHQFDALTLTAAGFADSFRSAFRIDPDFPVTGYPRNDALAREVPGERIRQDDDLLDAIADIDADRLVAYLPTYREGECAPAEHVDFERLDAFLADHDAAMLVKFHPFNEPDVDGERFDSLRFLPAEFDVYPTFREVDALVTDYSSVYFDYLLLDRPVAFYAYDREEYAERPGFNLDYDEVTPGPVAETFEELLDALEELFESPEAHTEERERVRRLAFDHADDRAAERVRTFARVLSGR; encoded by the coding sequence CTCCGGGAGGCCTGTTCGCTGCTCGCCCATCGCCTCGCGCGGTTCGTGCCGCGCGAGGACTCGTTGTGGGTGTTCGGCTCCCGCGGCGGTGAGCGTTTCGAGGGGAACGCGAAGTACCTCTTCTTGAACGTCGCACGCGAGGGGGACGCCCGGCCGGTGTGGATCTCGAAACGCGAGGAAACGGTGGCCGAACTCCGTGCGAACGGGTTCGACGCCCACCGTGCCGATTCGCTCCGAGGACGGATGGCGATGTTACGGGCGGGCGTCGTCTTCGTTACCGGTACCATGACGGACATGCCGCTGTGGCCGACCGGCGGGGCGTACCTGATCCAGCTCTGGCACGGCGTCCCGCTGAAGCGCATCGCGACCGACGCGCCGAGCTTCGCGGCGTTCCCGCTGCTCGAACGACTCCGGCTCCGATACACGTACCACCAGTTCGACGCCCTCACCCTCACCGCGGCCGGGTTCGCCGATTCCTTCCGGTCGGCGTTCAGGATCGATCCCGATTTTCCGGTGACGGGCTATCCGCGCAACGACGCGCTCGCCCGAGAGGTCCCCGGCGAACGGATCCGACAGGACGACGACCTCCTCGACGCCATCGCCGACATCGACGCCGATCGGTTGGTCGCCTACCTGCCGACGTACCGCGAGGGAGAGTGCGCGCCCGCCGAACACGTCGACTTCGAGCGACTGGACGCGTTCCTCGCCGACCACGACGCGGCGATGCTCGTGAAGTTCCACCCGTTCAACGAGCCCGACGTCGACGGGGAACGGTTCGATTCCCTTCGCTTTCTCCCGGCCGAGTTCGACGTCTACCCCACGTTTCGAGAAGTCGACGCGCTTGTGACGGACTACTCGTCGGTCTACTTCGATTATTTGCTGCTCGACCGGCCGGTTGCCTTCTACGCCTACGATCGCGAGGAGTACGCTGAACGCCCCGGGTTCAACCTCGACTACGACGAAGTCACGCCCGGTCCCGTCGCCGAGACGTTCGAGGAGCTACTCGACGCGCTCGAGGAGCTGTTCGAATCGCCGGAGGCTCATACTGAGGAGCGCGAACGGGTGCGTCGGCTGGCCTTCGATCACGCCGACGACCGCGCCGCCGAACGCGTCCGAACGTTCGCGCGGGTCCTCTCGGGGAGGTAG
- a CDS encoding sugar porter family MFS transporter — protein sequence MDVVNRVFNAESDHGTFVYFIAAIAALNGLLFGFDVGVISGALLYIDQSFTLSPFMQGLVTSSVLVGAMIGAATGGKLADRFGRRRLTLAGAVVFFVGSFGMALSPTLGWLIVWRVVEGVAVGVASIVGPLYIAETAPPDVRGALGFLQQLMITIGILLAYGVNYLFAPEFLGIIGWRWMLWFGAVPAAVLAVGTYFLPESPRWLVENERVEEARSVLSRIRDTDAVGEEVEEIREVSEIEEKGGLSDLLEPWVRPALIVGVGLAIIQQFSGINTIIYYAPTILSNIGFGDIASLAGTIGVGVVNVALTVVAVLLVDRVGRRPLLLVGTAGMTVMLAILGLGFFLPGLSGIIGYVTLGSMFLYVAFYAISLGPVFWLLISEIYPLRIRGTAEGVASVFNWGANFLVGLTFLPLIDRIGEGYSFWILGAFCLLAFVFIYARVPETMGRSLEEIEADLRNNAIMGPDADVEDSEREHRTD from the coding sequence ATGGACGTAGTCAACCGGGTGTTCAACGCCGAAAGCGATCACGGCACGTTCGTCTACTTCATCGCCGCCATCGCCGCGCTCAACGGGCTGTTGTTCGGCTTCGACGTCGGCGTCATCTCCGGGGCGCTGTTGTACATCGACCAGTCGTTCACCCTCTCGCCGTTCATGCAGGGGCTCGTGACCAGCAGCGTGCTCGTGGGGGCGATGATCGGGGCGGCCACCGGCGGGAAGTTGGCCGACCGCTTCGGCCGGCGGCGGCTGACGCTTGCGGGCGCGGTCGTGTTCTTCGTCGGCTCGTTCGGGATGGCCCTCTCGCCGACGCTCGGCTGGCTGATCGTCTGGCGGGTCGTCGAGGGCGTCGCCGTCGGCGTCGCCTCGATCGTCGGCCCGCTGTACATCGCCGAGACGGCCCCGCCGGACGTCCGGGGGGCGCTCGGATTCCTCCAGCAGCTGATGATCACCATCGGGATCCTGCTGGCCTACGGCGTCAACTACCTCTTCGCGCCGGAGTTCCTCGGGATCATCGGGTGGCGCTGGATGCTCTGGTTCGGGGCCGTCCCCGCCGCGGTGCTTGCGGTCGGGACGTACTTCCTACCCGAGAGCCCGCGCTGGCTCGTCGAGAACGAACGCGTCGAGGAAGCCCGAAGCGTGCTCTCGCGCATCCGCGACACCGACGCGGTCGGCGAGGAGGTCGAGGAGATCCGCGAGGTCAGCGAGATCGAGGAGAAGGGGGGCCTCTCGGACCTACTGGAACCGTGGGTCCGCCCGGCACTGATCGTCGGGGTGGGACTGGCGATCATCCAGCAGTTCAGCGGCATCAACACGATCATCTACTACGCGCCGACGATCCTCAGCAACATCGGCTTCGGCGACATCGCCTCGCTGGCCGGCACCATCGGCGTCGGGGTCGTCAACGTGGCGCTGACGGTCGTGGCCGTCCTGTTGGTCGATCGGGTCGGCCGGCGGCCGCTGTTGCTCGTCGGCACGGCGGGAATGACGGTGATGCTCGCTATTTTGGGGCTTGGTTTCTTCCTGCCCGGCCTCTCGGGGATCATCGGCTACGTGACGCTAGGAAGCATGTTTCTGTATGTCGCCTTCTACGCGATCAGCCTCGGGCCGGTGTTCTGGCTGCTGATCTCCGAGATCTACCCGCTTCGGATCCGCGGGACCGCCGAGGGCGTCGCCAGCGTCTTCAACTGGGGCGCGAACTTCCTCGTCGGGCTGACCTTCCTCCCGCTGATCGACCGGATCGGGGAGGGCTATTCGTTCTGGATCCTCGGGGCCTTCTGTCTGCTGGCGTTCGTCTTCATCTACGCTCGCGTCCCCGAGACGATGGGGCGGTCGCTCGAGGAGATCGAGGCCGATCTGCGCAACAACGCCATCATGGGTCCTGACGCGGACGTCGAGGACTCCGAACGGGAGCACCGTACCGACTGA